The window ACGCCGCGGCAAAGCTGTCGGCGCCGTCGCGCTTGCGCAGCTGGTAGAGCGCCGAACTGCTGTGGCCGATCGCCTTCGCGGCCATGCTGACCGCGCCGGTCGCGGCGAGCCGGGCGATGAAGATCCGCTGTTTCTGGGCGTTGATGCCGGTCCAGGGTTTGCCGTGACGCGCGACGGGGGTGAAGGCGAGCTCTTCGGGCAAGTCTTCGTCGTCGAACATGGCGGCGGGATCGGCGGGGAGCGGCGGGAGGATTTCCTGTGTCATCGGTGAGACTCGCTTTCGGTTCGTGTGATTCGCATAACGAACCATATAGGAATAAAATAGGAAAGCGTTTTTTCCGTTTCGGCGTGCGGGGCGGGGGAACGGGGCGGCGATTGCCAGCGGGGGCGGCGCGGCCTAGGTTGGCAGACAGGCGCGGCAGCGGAGACGGCGATGGCACAGGGACAGCGGCAGGCACTGACCGACATCGTCGTGCACAGCCGGCTGAACGACGGCACCGCGGTGTGCCTGCGCACGATCACCCCCGACGACGCGCCGTTACTGCGCGCCGGGATCGCGACGCTGTCGGCGGAGTCGCGCTATCTGCGGTTTTTCTCGCCGGCGGCGGTGTTGCCCGAGCCGGTGATCGAGCGGCTGGTCGATGTCGACGGGCACGACCATATCGGCTGGGGCGCGATCTGTACCGAGTGCGCGGGCGAGCCGGCGATCGGCGCGGTGCATGCGGTGCGCGACCGCCACGACGGGCCGGTGGGCGAATATTCGGTCGCGGTGGCCGACGCGTTCCAGGGGCAGGGGCTGGGGCGGATGCTGACCGCGGCGCTGCTGATCGATTGCCGCGCGGAGGGGCTGGAGGCGCTCGACCTGCATGTGCTGTCGGAGAATGGCGCGGCGCGGCATCTGGTCAAATCGCTGGGCGCGACGTGGAAGGGCGAGAGCGCGGGGGTCGCCGACTATCGGCTCGACGTCGCGGCGGCGCTGGCGGCGCTGCGCTCCGACGGTGCGGCGCAGGGGGTGCAGGATGTGTTCGCGCAGCTCGCGGGTTAAGGGGGTGACGATGCGGATGACCGCGATGGCGATGCTGACGGCGGCGCTGGTCGGCTGCTCGGCGCCCGCGGCGACGGAAGAGGGCGCGGCGATGCAGAAACCGATCATGGGGTGGGGCGATTTGCTGAACCGGCCGCAGCCGAAGCCCGACGCGAGCTTGTCCTATGGCACGGACGCGTTGCAGGTCGTCGATGTCTGGGTGCCGACGGGGGAGGGGCCGTTTCCGGCGGTGATCATGCTCCATGGCGGGTGCTGGCAGACCGCGGTCGCGGAGCGCGACATCATGAACTGGATCGCCGACGACCTGCGGTTGCACGGCGTCGGGGTGTGGAACATCGAATATCGCGGCGTTGATCGCGGCGGCGGCTATCCGGGGACCTATCAGGATGTCGGCGCGGCGGCGGATCTGTTCGCGCGCGCGGGGGCGAAATATCGGCTGAAGACCGACGCGCCGCGGATCGCGATCGGGCATAGCGCGGGCGGGCACCTGGCGCTGTGGCTGGCGCGGCGGCCGGGGTTGGCGGCGGACGATGCGCTGCGCGGGGCCGACCCGATCCGAATCGACGTCGCGATCAGCCAGGGCGGACTGCCCGACCTGCGCGCGGGCGCGGCGAGCCGCGGCCATGGGTGCGGGGCCGAGGCGCCGGCGGCGATGGCGCGGGGGGAGTATGTGCGGACCTCGCCGCCCGAAATGCCGGTGGGCGACGCGGTGGAGATGCAGTTCAACAACGACCGCGACCCGATCACCCCGCCCGCGACCGGGGCGGCCTATATCGCGGCGATGGCGAAGCGCGGGCGGACGGTGACGATGGCGGTGACCCCGGGCGAAGGGCATGTCGAACTGATCGCGCCCGACAGCGTCAGCTGGGGCAAGCAGCGCGCGGCGATCCTGCAGGCGCTGGGGATGGCGGCGCCATGACGACGCTGGACGAGGCGCGGGCGATGGACGCGGGCGATGCGCTGGCGCCGCTGCGCGCGCGCTTCGCGGCGCCCGAAGGGCTGATCTATCTCGACGGCAATTCGCTGGGCATGCTGCCGGCGGACAGCGTCGCGGCGAGCGCCGACATGGTGACGCGGCAATGGGGCGAGCGGCTGATCCGCAGCTGGAACGAGGGGTGGATCGACGCGCCGGCGCGGATCGGCGGGCTGATCGCGCCGCTGATCGGCGCCGCGACCGACGAGGTGATCGCGTGCGATTCGACGAGCGTGAACCTGTTCAAGCTGATCGTCGCGGGCCTGCGCGAAGCGGGGCGCCGCGATCCGAAACGGCGGGTGGTGGTGAGCGAGGCGGGCAATTTCCCGACCGACCTGCATATCGCGGCGGGCGCGGTCGGCTGCGTCGCGGGCGCCGAATTGCGCGTCGTGCCGCGCGACGGGGTGGCAGAGGCGCTGGGCGACGACACCGCGCTGCTGCTGCTCACCCACGTCCATTACAAGAGCGGCGCGCGCTTCGACATGGCGGCGTGGACCGCGCGGGCGCAGGCGGCGGGGGCGCTGATGTTGTGGGATCTCAGCCACAGCGCCGGGGCGGTGGCGGTCGACCTGAACGGCGCGGGTGCCGATCTGGCGGTCGGTTGCGGCTATAAATATCTGAACGGCGGGCCGGGGGCGCCGGCGTTCCTGTTCGTCACGGCGCGCTGGCAGGCGGAACTGGCCAATCCGCTGTCGGGATGGATGGGGCATGCCGCGCCCTTTGGTTTCGCCGACGGTTATGTGCCCGCCGACGGGATCGAGCGCTGGCTGACCGGAACGCCGCCGATGCTGGCGATGGGCGCGCTCGAGGCCGGGCTGCGGCTGTGGCAGGGCGCCGATCTGACGGCGGTCGAGGCGAAGTCGGCGGCGCTGTTCGATATTCTGCTCGCGGCGGGGACGCGGGCGGGGCTCGAATGCGTCACGCCGCGCGACCCCGCAGCGCGCGGCAGCCATATCAGTTTCCGCCATCCCGAGGCCCATGCCATCGTCCAGGCGCTGATCGCGCGCGATATAGTCGGCGATTTCCGTGCGCCCGACGTCGCGCGATTCGGGCTGACGCCGCTGACGCTGAGCCATGAGGCGGTGTGGCGCGCCGGCGAGGCGCTGGTCGATGTCATCGCGACGGGCGCGTGGGACCGGGCGGAATATCGGGCGCGGGCGGCGGTGACGTGATGGAGGCTAGTCCCTCCCGCCGCCGCGGGTCGCAAGACGGCGGCGGGAGGGTGTAGCGGTGGCCGGTCGGGCGGTGCCCCCGTCCACATGACCCGTTTAGCCGGCGCGGAGGCACGGCGCGGTGACGCGCGTCACAGGTCCGGACATTGTCCGAAAAAATCGCGCACACGACAAAGGGCGCCGGAATCGATCCGGCGCCCTTCACCCTGCCCTTTAGGGGAGGCAGCCCTGTTATTTCTTTTCGGGCGTCGCGCCGGGCACTTCCGACGGGGCGATTTCGCCGTTGTCGTCCATGGCGTTCGCCTTTTCTTCGCCCGCCGCTTCGACCGCGTCGGCCTTGGCTTCGGTCGCTTCCTTCGCGGCGCCTTCGGGCATCGCGTCGGCTTGGGCGTCGATCGCGTCGGCCTTGGCTTCGGCCTGGTCTTCGACCTTGTCGGCGGCCGGGCTCTGGCAGGCGCCGAGCGCGAGGGCCGAGGTGGCGGCGAGGGTAATGAGGATCTTACGCATAGTCGGTGACTCCCGTGGTTGACTTGGGGGCTTAACGCCGGGTGAACGAGAGGGTTGCAAAGAAAATGTCAAATAGCGGGAATCGCATGGATTTCCGTCGCAATTTGAGGAAGGGCTCCGCCAGCATGGGACGAACCAGGCGTGGGGTTGGCGATACGGATCGTCCCGGCGCCGGCCAAAAGGCGCGATGGTGCGATCTCACCTTCAGGTGGACGGAGCGCCGCGCGCGCAACCCGGCGACGAGGCCTGCGTAGTGTCGGCAACCCCGTCTTCTGAACCCGCTCGTCTCACGGCGATTCAGGAGACGGGGCCACCGTGCGGCGTCGGCGGCGTCTGTCGTTTCCCCGATACCGCGCGTTGTGGGGGCTTTATCCACACCGGTCGCGCGACGTCCCGGATCACATGCGTCGATCTGCCCGCTCGTTCACTCCTTTGCCTCCGCGCGGGTCGCGCGGACCAGATTGTCGCGGAGCCTGATCACCGATTGCTGCACGGCGCGGAAATCGTCGCCGAGGCCGGTGGCGGCGAACAGCGCGGCGGAGCCGGGGTCCCGGTCGACCAGCGTGCGGCCGGCGGCGGTGAGGCTGAGCCGGACCTGACGTTCGTCCTCTGGGTCGCGGCGGCGGCGGATATATCCCGCCGACTCGAGCTTCTTGAGCAGCGGCGTGAGCGTGTTCGATTCGAGAAATAATTTCTCGCCGAGCGCGCCGACGGTCTGCTCGTCGCCGTCGCCGAGTGCGACGAGCGCGATATATTGGGTGTAGGTCAGCCCCAGTTCGTCGAGGATCGGTTTATAGGCGCGGCCGAAGGCGAGGTTCGCCGAATAGACGGCGAAGCACAGGAAATCAGCAAGTCCCGCTGCTTTGGCGGGGAATTTTTCGGTGGCGGTCATGGCAGTCTCCACGGTGGGTGCGTGCGCCTATATAGATCGTATGCGATTAAATCGGAAGGGGGTTGACATCGGATATCGAGGCATCTATTTGCATCGTATCCGATCTAATCGGACACGATGCAAATAGATGCCTCTCTTCGAAAAGGAAACCACCATGACCGATAAAATCCTGTTCAGCGGATCCACCCACACCGTCGGCGGCGCCGAAGGCTATGCACGCAGCGCCGATGGCAGCTTCGAGATCGAGCTGCCCGAACCGCACCCGGCGGCCGAGAATCTGTTCGCCGCCGCCTGGTCGGCGTGCTTCCTCGGCGCGGTCGGACTGGTCGCCGGCCAGCGCAAGATCGCGTTGCCCGAAACCCCCTCGGTCGATGCGACGATCGACCTGCTCCACCGTGGTGGCGGTTTTGAACTGCGCGCGCGGCTGGACGTCGCCGTTCCCGGGATCGACCGCGAAGTGGCGCGCGAACTGATCGAAGCCGCGCACAAGGTCTGCCCCTATTCGAAGGCGATCGCGGGCAATATCGAGGTCGAGCTCAACCTCGCCTGAGATCATCCGCCCGTCATCGACGGACAAAAAAAGGGCGCCCCGCGGGCGCCCTTTTCCCTTTTTTTTGCTCGCGCGATCAGAAGCGCTGCTGGCGCTCATAGAGGTCGCGATAGTGCTGGATTCGCGTGACGCGCAGGCCCGGCATGCCGCTGCGATCGATCGAGCGCTGCCAGCTCGCGAATTCCTCGAGCGTCAGCGAATAGCGTTCGCACACCTCGTCGACGGTCAGCAGGCCGCCGTTAACGGCCGCGACGACCTCGGCCTTGCGACGCACGACCCAGCGAGTCGTGTTCGGCGGCGGCAGCGAATCGATCGTCAGGGGCTCCCCGAGGGGGCCAATGACTTGAGCCGGACGGATTTTCTGATTTTCGATCATTGTCATTCCATTTTTTCGCCGTCGGACAGGGGGGCATCCGACGCGAGCATGTCTACTGTGGAGGAGTTCAACATCGGCTGAAATCCTCTGGTAAACAGGCTGTTCACAGTTTCCGGCAGAACGGTCACTTCTTCCGACAGGTCGAAAAAGCGTGCCGGCCGCGGCCCGAACGCCCATGATCCCGCCATCGTTCCACACAGCATCGCCCGCCGCGCCGACGAGAGGTCGGCGCGACCGTCGCGTGCCGTCCGCTCATGCAGCAGACCGGTGGTCGGCAGCATCGCCTGACGCGCGGCGGAGACGGCCAGGATGATATCGAAGCCGGGCTTCGACAGGCTGGCCGCACCGGCAAGGCGCGGAAGGTCGGACGGGGCGAGGTTCATGAGGCCGGTCTACCTCCGACCGCCTAAGGTCCCGTAAATGCCCGTTTCATCCCTCGTTAGCGAAGCTTAACCCGCGTCAATATCTTGACAGGTGGCGCGGAAAAGCTGGTATTTTCGGCGCATCGTCCCTAGATGGCGGCGATCATGGCCACGCTGATTTCTTCCCCCGCCGGGCTCGCCCGGGCCGACTTCCAGCTCGCCGAGCCGCTGAAGGATCGGCGAATCGTCGTCGCGATGTCGGGCGGAGTCGATTCGAGCGTCGTCGCGGCGCTCGCAGCGCGATCGGGCGCCGAGGTGATCGGGGTGACGCTGCAACTCTATGACTATGGCGCCAAGGCGAAGCGCGTCGGAGCGTGCTGCGCGGGGCAGGATATTCGCGACGCGCGGGCGGTCGCCGACCGGCTGGGCTTCGCGCATCATGTCTATGACCATGAAAGCCGCTTTCGCGATACGGTGATCGACCAGTTCGCCGATGAATATCTGGCGGGGCGGACGCCGATCCCGTGCGTGCGGTGCAACATGGGGGTGAAGTTCACCGACCTGTTCGCGCTGGCGAAGGAATTGGGCGCCGACTGCCTCGCGACCGGCCATTATGTGCGGCGGGTGATGGGTCCCGCGGGTGCCGAATTGCACCGCGCGGTCGATCCGGCGCGCGACCAGAGCTATTTCCTGTTCGCGACGACGCAGGACCAGCTCGACTTTTTGCGCTTTCCGCTCGGCGGACTCGAGAAGAGCGTCGTGCGCGAGATCGCGCGCGAGCTGGGCCTCGGCGTCGCGGGCAAGCCCGACAGCCAGGACATCTGCTTCGTCCCCGACGGCGACTATGCGACGCTGGTCCGCAAGCTGCGCCCCGAGGCCGACGACCAGGGCGAGATCGTCCATGTCGACGGCACCGTGCTGGGCGCGCACAAGGGCCTCATTCATTATACGGTCGGGCAGCGGCGCGGGATCGAGATCGGTGGGCAGGCCGAGCCGCTGTATGTCGTGCGCCTCGATGCGCCGGCTAAGCAGGTCGTGGTCGGGCCGCGGCGCGCGCTGGCGGTGGCGGGCGCGCGGCTGGGCGAGGCGAACTGGCTCGGCGATGTCGACGGGCGCGATGTGCTGGCGAAGGTGCGCAGCATGGCGCGGCCGGTGGCGGCGCGGGTCGAAGGCGAGCGGCTGATCTTCGCCGAACCCGAATATGGCGTCGCACCGGGACAGGCGGCGGTGCTTTACGATGCCGGAGACGCGTCGCGCGTGCTGGGCGGCGGCTGGATCGAAGCGACGTTCGCGGCGGAATAGATTGCACATTCGCTCCCGATGCCGCAGCTTGGCGGCCAAACAGGGAGAAGAAAATGGTCAACTGGGTCTTGCGCGGCGCCGTCCTGTTGTGGGCGGTGTTTTTTTTCATGATCGGCGCACGCGGGGTGATCGATCCGGCGAGCTATTCGGAAACCTTCGGCTTCACGATCAGCGGCGTCGCGATCAACACCTTGCGCGCCGACCTGTCGTCCTTCTTCCTCGTGTCGGCGGGATCGGCGGCGCTCGGCGCGCTGATGCCGGGGTGGGTGCGGGCGTTGCTGGTGCCGGCGGCGCTATATGGCACCGCGCTCACCGGCAGGCTGATCGGGGTCGCGCTGGGCGATCCGACCAATTTCGGAATCGTGCAGGGGATGATCATCGAGGCGCTGTCGGTGCTGTTGATGGTCGGCAGCTGGTGGGTGTTGTCGCGCCCGGCGCCGGCGCCGGCCGATCCGCTCGGCTGAACCGGATTAACCATTTTTCATCGCCTTTCTGCGATGGTCCCCTTCTTGCCGTGGGCGGTAAAGGAGGGACCAGATGGAAACCCAACAGAACAAGCGTGGCGGCCCGGGACGCCGTGCCGAGGATCGGCGCCAGGCGCAGGACCCCGATTATCGCGGACCCGAACGTCGTTCGGGCGTCGATCGCCGGTCGGGTAGCGATCGCCGCATCGTCTTTTAGGCGGTTCCGATCGGGGGTGGCGTCCGGAAATTCGGGGGGCTAGGCTGGGCCAGTGAAAGGCCCCGTCATGACCCAAGCCCCGCTTCCGCGTCTCAGCGTCGATATCGTGTCAGACGTGATGTGCCCCTGGTGCATCATCGGCTGGCTGAAGTTCGAGACTGTGATGGCGCATTTCGCCGGGCGGCTGGAATTTCGGGTGCAATGGCATCCCTTCGAGCTCAACCCCGACATGCCGCCCGAGGGCGAGGATGCCGCCGCCCATGTGATGCGCAAATATGGCGTCAGCGCCGAACAGAGCCGCGCCAACAGCGGCAAGATGGCGGGGGTCGCGGCCGACCTCGGTTTCGCCTTCAACCGCGGGCCGGGTTTCCGGATGCGCAACAGTTTCGACGCCCACCGGTTGCTGACCTGGGCGGGGTCGCGCGAGGACCCCGAGCAGTCCGAGCCGACGGGGGTGCAGACCGCGCTCAAGCTCGCGCTGTTCAAGGCGCATTTCACCGACAACCGCGATGTGAGCGATCATGCGGTGCTTGCCGATGTTGCGGCGTCGGTCGGGCTCGATCGCGCGCGCGCCGCAGCGATCCTCGGCGGCGACGAGTTCGGCGAGATGGTGCGCACCGAAGAGGCCTATTGGGCCGACCAGAATATCACCGGCGTGCCCGCCTTCATCCTCGGCGGACGGATGCTGGTGCCCGGCGCGCAGGACCCCGAGGTCTTTATCCGGGTGATCGAGCGCAAAGTGCTGGCCGACGCGGCCTGAGGAACGGAGGGCGCGCGCGGTGCGTTGATCGGTCATCCCCATCAAGGAGCCGGCCATGATCGACGAACCCCGCGAAGACCAAGCCCCCGAAGTGGTCAACCGCGAGCAGGAGGATGAGGAAGCGCAGGCGCAGACCGTCGCCGAGGCGGCGCGCCGCGCGCGGCCGCTGGGCGACAGCGTCAAGGCGAAGGGGCCGGGCGACAGCGACGACATGCAGGATCTGGTCGACCATATGCGCCAGATGGAACGCTCGGGCCGCATCGACATGGGCGCCTATCGCGGCGAACGCAGCGACGACGACGAGGATGGCGAGCTCGGCGAAGGCGGCATCGAGGACGATGAGCCGCGCGGCGCGCCCTGACGCCTGTTTTCGTCCCATCCGGCACCGCTGCGGCGCAATCTGACGGCGGTCGCCGCCATAGCGGAGCGGGCCTGTCGGGATTTTGGTAAGCGGGTGATGGCAGGGTCGCGGCATGGCCGGACCCGACTTTCTTTCGACCCATCGCCGCCAGCGGCGGTATCGCAAACCCATCCGCCCGACACGCGGGGTCGGCGCGATCCGGTGGATCACGCCGGTCATGGCGCTGGGCTTTCTGGGAACGCTGGCGGCGCTGCAATTCTCGCCCGCTCTCGCCGATGGCGCCAAGGCCGACGGCCTTGCAGTTCGGGCAGCGCCGGTGATGCCGGGCGGCCGCCATGCCGCGCGGTTCGGTTTCTGTCATAGCGGGGGCGGGCGCGACTGTGTCGTCGACGGCGACACCTTCTGGTTCGCGGGCGAGAAATATCGTATCGCCGACATCGATACGCCCGAAACGCATCCGGCGCGCTGCGCGGAAGAGGCGGCACTGGGCAAGGCGGCGACCCGGCGGCTGCAGGCGTGGCTGAACGCCGGGTCCTTCAGCCTCGAAAGTGCCGGGCGCGACGGTGATCGTTACGGGCGCAAGCTACGCATCGTGACGCGCGGCGGCGCGAGTGTCGGCGATGTGCTTGTCGGCGAGGGGCTGGCGAGGCGGTGGGAAGGGGCGCGGCGGCCGTGGTGCTGACGGTTCAGTCTTCGGGCGCCGGCGGCAGTTCTCCGCGCAGCGGCGGGTTCGGACCCGCGAGCTGGCGATCGATATCGAGCGCCATCAGTTGCGCGACCGGATCGTCGCCCAGCGCCCCCCAAAAAGCGCGGCGTTCGATCAGCGCCGCGTCGCGCTCGGCCTCGGGCAGCGCCTGGACCTTGAGATAGAAGCGCACGAGCCGCAGCCAGGGCGCATCGTCGATGAGTACGTCCTCGGCCCAGCGGCTGAACGGGCCGCCGGCTTCGCGCCAATGGCCGTCCTCTTTGGTGAGGAAGAAAAGCACGCGCGATCCGCTGGGGAAGGCGTAGCGGGTGCACGATCCGGTGTAGCTTTGCGGATGCGCCTCGTTCAGCTCATAGGGGTTGCTGAGCATCGCTTCGGCATCGGTCGCGATCATCGCCGACAGCGCCAGCGGCCCGTCGGGGATCGTCCCCTTGAGCACCGCGACGGGTTGCAGCAGGATTTGCTGGGTCGGCGGGCCGTCGGGTTCGAAATCGCCGGGACTCACCGTCGCCAGCAGGATCAGGTCGGCCTGTCCGACGAGTTCCATATTGGTCGGCACCCGGTAGCCGGGGGCGGGCGAGCAGGCGGCGGCGGGGGCGCGGCGAAGAGCGCGAGGGCGATGAAGAGGGCCGGGAAACGCATGCGCCGAGCTTAGCCGCTTCGCGCCCGAATGAAAGGCGAACGCGGCTTTGGGGCGGATCGTCGAAGCCGGTGGATCGAATGCCAGGATCGGGCGTATGATGCGCAGGACTCGCCCGGAACAGCCCCCGCGAGCGGCAAGGAGACTCCCCATGGCAGAGCATGACCATAGCGCGATCAAGGAAAATATGACTGTCGTCGGCGCCGACGGTGTCCATGTCGGCACCGTCGACCATCTTGACGGCGAGCGCATCAAGCTGACCAAGGCCGACAGCCCGCAGGCCGAAGACGGCGAGGGCGGCAAGCATCATTATCTGCCCGCCGGGCTCGTCGCGTCGGTCGAAGGCGACACGATCCGCCTGTCGGCGACCGCCGCCAATGCGGTCGACCTGTTCGAGGAGGCCGAATAAGCAAGAGCGGGTTGGCGGCGCGGACCGCGCGCCGCCACGGCATCGAAACCGGCCCATCCCGCCGACGCGCGGAGTGGGCCGTTTTCGTTGCTAGCCGACCGCGTGGACCACGAGCGCGACGACGCCGAGACCGTAGGCGAGCAGTTGGAGTCCGTAGAACAGGCGGAGTCCGGGGGCATAGCTGTTGGGGGTATCGACCTTGTCGCTGCCCAGTTGTCCGGCGATCGCGCCGAGCGCCATCAGCCCGCCCAGCACGCTGAACGCCAGCAGCATCAGCCCGATTCGGACCCAGAGGTCGGCGGGGCCGAAGTCGATGCCCGCTTTGGCGCCGTCGTCGAACAAGGCGATCGCGCCGCCGATCGACGCCGTCGCGAGAGCCAGCAATTGCTTCACCGTGTCGCTCGCCGCGCCGAAGGCGGCGCCGATGCGCTCGTCGAAGGCCATCAGCAGAAAGGCCAGATCGGGCAGAGGCGTGCGAGGGCCTCGCCGAGGGTGACTTCGCCGATGATGTCCGAGGCGAGCCGGTCGGGATCGTCGGCATAGGCCGCAGGGCGCGCGGCGATCATCGCATCGATCAGCGCGCGCGTGTTGGCGATGGCCAAGTCGAAGCCTTCGTCGTTCGCCGCGCCCGCCAGTTGCCGCGCGGCGTCACCGGAGCGTTGGCGAAAATAATGATCGGCGCCGTCGCCGAGGCGGAAACCGCGGCTTTGGGCATGGGCGACCGCGGCGGCGTACAGCCGCTCGCCCGCGTCTTCGCTGTCGGTTGCACCGTCCATCGTGTCGGCCTCCCCATCGTCGTCGCGCCGGCCTATCCTATCGCAACGGGGGCGGGCAGGCCAGCTTGCGGAAGCGGCACATCTTTTTGCTATTTTTCAACGAGTTTGCCCTAATTCGGCGCGCGTATGGCGAATTGGGCGAAACAGCGACGACCGCAGGGCGCAGCAATCGGGGCATGGCGGGTCGCCGCCGGGCTGCTGTTGTTTGCGGCCGGCTATGCCGTTGCCAACCGGTACCAGCTCACCCACGACGTCGTCTATCGGCTCGCGGCGGGCGACCCGCGCAATGCCGTCGGCGCCTTTGCAGTCCTCGCGGCGCAGGCGACCGGTTTGCTCGCGGCGCTGGCCTGGCTGCCGCGGCGCTGGGCGATGCTGCTGCTCGGTCTCGCCGGGGTCTCGATCCTCGTCAACCATGGCTATAGCGGGCTGGTCAGCGAATTGATGGGCGCGGGCACGCTCGCGTGGATGGCGGCCGAGGCGCGGCAGGCGGGCAATGCCGCGGGTGCATTCGGCGGGGCGTTCATGCTGGCGGCCGTGCAGGCGGCGGCGGCGGTCGCCTTGTTCGCGGGCGCG is drawn from Sphingopyxis sp. OPL5 and contains these coding sequences:
- a CDS encoding GNAT family N-acetyltransferase, translating into MAQGQRQALTDIVVHSRLNDGTAVCLRTITPDDAPLLRAGIATLSAESRYLRFFSPAAVLPEPVIERLVDVDGHDHIGWGAICTECAGEPAIGAVHAVRDRHDGPVGEYSVAVADAFQGQGLGRMLTAALLIDCRAEGLEALDLHVLSENGAARHLVKSLGATWKGESAGVADYRLDVAAALAALRSDGAAQGVQDVFAQLAG
- a CDS encoding kynureninase, which encodes MTTLDEARAMDAGDALAPLRARFAAPEGLIYLDGNSLGMLPADSVAASADMVTRQWGERLIRSWNEGWIDAPARIGGLIAPLIGAATDEVIACDSTSVNLFKLIVAGLREAGRRDPKRRVVVSEAGNFPTDLHIAAGAVGCVAGAELRVVPRDGVAEALGDDTALLLLTHVHYKSGARFDMAAWTARAQAAGALMLWDLSHSAGAVAVDLNGAGADLAVGCGYKYLNGGPGAPAFLFVTARWQAELANPLSGWMGHAAPFGFADGYVPADGIERWLTGTPPMLAMGALEAGLRLWQGADLTAVEAKSAALFDILLAAGTRAGLECVTPRDPAARGSHISFRHPEAHAIVQALIARDIVGDFRAPDVARFGLTPLTLSHEAVWRAGEALVDVIATGAWDRAEYRARAAVT
- a CDS encoding DUF1153 domain-containing protein; this translates as MIENQKIRPAQVIGPLGEPLTIDSLPPPNTTRWVVRRKAEVVAAVNGGLLTVDEVCERYSLTLEEFASWQRSIDRSGMPGLRVTRIQHYRDLYERQQRF
- a CDS encoding DUF2171 domain-containing protein — protein: MAEHDHSAIKENMTVVGADGVHVGTVDHLDGERIKLTKADSPQAEDGEGGKHHYLPAGLVASVEGDTIRLSATAANAVDLFEEAE
- a CDS encoding MarR family winged helix-turn-helix transcriptional regulator; protein product: MTATEKFPAKAAGLADFLCFAVYSANLAFGRAYKPILDELGLTYTQYIALVALGDGDEQTVGALGEKLFLESNTLTPLLKKLESAGYIRRRRDPEDERQVRLSLTAAGRTLVDRDPGSAALFAATGLGDDFRAVQQSVIRLRDNLVRATRAEAKE
- a CDS encoding alpha/beta hydrolase family protein, encoding MRMTAMAMLTAALVGCSAPAATEEGAAMQKPIMGWGDLLNRPQPKPDASLSYGTDALQVVDVWVPTGEGPFPAVIMLHGGCWQTAVAERDIMNWIADDLRLHGVGVWNIEYRGVDRGGGYPGTYQDVGAAADLFARAGAKYRLKTDAPRIAIGHSAGGHLALWLARRPGLAADDALRGADPIRIDVAISQGGLPDLRAGAASRGHGCGAEAPAAMARGEYVRTSPPEMPVGDAVEMQFNNDRDPITPPATGAAYIAAMAKRGRTVTMAVTPGEGHVELIAPDSVSWGKQRAAILQALGMAAP
- a CDS encoding thermonuclease family protein; protein product: MAGPDFLSTHRRQRRYRKPIRPTRGVGAIRWITPVMALGFLGTLAALQFSPALADGAKADGLAVRAAPVMPGGRHAARFGFCHSGGGRDCVVDGDTFWFAGEKYRIADIDTPETHPARCAEEAALGKAATRRLQAWLNAGSFSLESAGRDGDRYGRKLRIVTRGGASVGDVLVGEGLARRWEGARRPWC
- a CDS encoding DsbA family oxidoreductase, with the translated sequence MTQAPLPRLSVDIVSDVMCPWCIIGWLKFETVMAHFAGRLEFRVQWHPFELNPDMPPEGEDAAAHVMRKYGVSAEQSRANSGKMAGVAADLGFAFNRGPGFRMRNSFDAHRLLTWAGSREDPEQSEPTGVQTALKLALFKAHFTDNRDVSDHAVLADVAASVGLDRARAAAILGGDEFGEMVRTEEAYWADQNITGVPAFILGGRMLVPGAQDPEVFIRVIERKVLADAA
- the mnmA gene encoding tRNA 2-thiouridine(34) synthase MnmA, which translates into the protein MAAIMATLISSPAGLARADFQLAEPLKDRRIVVAMSGGVDSSVVAALAARSGAEVIGVTLQLYDYGAKAKRVGACCAGQDIRDARAVADRLGFAHHVYDHESRFRDTVIDQFADEYLAGRTPIPCVRCNMGVKFTDLFALAKELGADCLATGHYVRRVMGPAGAELHRAVDPARDQSYFLFATTQDQLDFLRFPLGGLEKSVVREIARELGLGVAGKPDSQDICFVPDGDYATLVRKLRPEADDQGEIVHVDGTVLGAHKGLIHYTVGQRRGIEIGGQAEPLYVVRLDAPAKQVVVGPRRALAVAGARLGEANWLGDVDGRDVLAKVRSMARPVAARVEGERLIFAEPEYGVAPGQAAVLYDAGDASRVLGGGWIEATFAAE
- a CDS encoding Ohr family peroxiredoxin, with product MTDKILFSGSTHTVGGAEGYARSADGSFEIELPEPHPAAENLFAAAWSACFLGAVGLVAGQRKIALPETPSVDATIDLLHRGGGFELRARLDVAVPGIDREVARELIEAAHKVCPYSKAIAGNIEVELNLA